Proteins from one Algicella marina genomic window:
- a CDS encoding TetR/AcrR family transcriptional regulator, with product MKDPEKGDARTRLLDAAREIIRRKGFTATTVADLCGAAGVTKGAYFHHFDSKEALGIAAAEDWRDTTGALFARAPYHESEDPLGRVLAYIDFRMEMIGGEMAAFTCVAGTMAQEVHELHPAVRDACGDAITSHAATLVPDIAAAMEARDLAGDWTAESLALHTQAVLQGSFVIAKATGNVEAARESVRHLRRYVELLFSVDS from the coding sequence TTGAAAGACCCCGAGAAGGGGGATGCCCGGACCCGTCTGCTTGACGCGGCCCGCGAAATCATTCGCCGCAAGGGGTTCACTGCCACGACTGTCGCGGACCTGTGCGGGGCCGCGGGGGTTACCAAAGGCGCCTATTTTCATCATTTCGACAGCAAGGAAGCGTTGGGTATCGCCGCTGCCGAGGACTGGCGGGACACGACCGGTGCCCTGTTCGCGAGGGCGCCGTATCACGAGTCGGAAGACCCGCTGGGCCGGGTGCTGGCCTATATCGATTTCCGGATGGAAATGATCGGTGGCGAGATGGCCGCCTTCACCTGTGTCGCCGGGACGATGGCGCAGGAGGTGCATGAACTGCATCCGGCGGTGCGTGATGCCTGTGGCGACGCGATCACCAGCCATGCGGCGACGCTGGTGCCGGACATCGCGGCGGCAATGGAGGCGAGGGATTTGGCGGGCGACTGGACAGCGGAGAGCCTGGCGCTGCACACGCAGGCGGTGCTGCAGGGGTCATTCGTGATCGCAAAGGCAACGGGGAACGTGGAGGCCGCGCGGGAGAGCGTGCGGCATCTGCGGCGGTACGTGGAACTTTTGTTTTCCGTGGATTCGTGA
- a CDS encoding AGE family epimerase/isomerase, protein MSASPAIGTDDPATSWLVDPQHLEWLRAEATAQLDFFRPSLRSDGGFDTLARSGAPLPRGPQELHVTTRMIHSYALGKAFGASDCDPIIDAGMAYLWQHHRDPEHGGYVWSTGPQGDATKLAYGHVFVLLAAASAKLAGHPDADRLLADIAEVLDTRYWEDSHGLFADEFTRDWQPFSAYRGMNANMHGTEALLAAFEATGEQIYLARAGRILDFFITRMAPAHAWRLPEHYTVAWQVDPDYAGNPMFRPAGTTPGHSLEFARLALQHWDLSGRPGTPPDGPRRLIEQALADAWLPDGGIAYTLAHDGSVAIADRYWWPVTEGIGALATLLKLCPEPQDEATYRRLWHFADSHFIDHANGGWYPEIDAEGHATETQFTGKPDIYHSLQATLFPLVPETTRFMAALARADTTG, encoded by the coding sequence ATGTCCGCCTCTCCCGCAATCGGCACCGACGATCCCGCAACCTCGTGGCTGGTCGATCCGCAGCACCTCGAGTGGTTGCGCGCCGAAGCCACTGCCCAGCTCGATTTCTTCCGTCCCAGCCTGCGCAGCGATGGCGGTTTCGACACCCTCGCCCGCTCCGGCGCTCCCCTCCCCCGCGGCCCACAGGAACTGCACGTTACCACCCGGATGATCCACTCCTATGCCCTCGGCAAGGCCTTCGGCGCCTCCGACTGCGATCCGATCATCGACGCCGGCATGGCCTATCTCTGGCAACATCACCGCGATCCCGAGCACGGCGGCTACGTCTGGTCCACCGGCCCGCAAGGCGATGCGACAAAGCTCGCCTACGGCCATGTCTTCGTCCTTCTCGCCGCCGCCTCCGCCAAACTTGCCGGCCACCCCGACGCCGACCGCCTGCTTGCCGACATCGCCGAGGTTCTCGATACCCGTTACTGGGAAGACTCCCACGGCCTCTTCGCCGATGAATTCACCCGTGACTGGCAACCTTTCTCCGCCTATCGCGGCATGAACGCCAACATGCACGGCACCGAAGCCCTGCTCGCCGCCTTTGAAGCCACGGGAGAGCAGATCTACCTTGCGCGCGCGGGCCGCATCCTCGATTTCTTCATCACCCGCATGGCCCCCGCCCATGCGTGGCGCCTGCCCGAACACTACACGGTTGCCTGGCAGGTAGACCCCGACTATGCTGGCAACCCGATGTTCCGCCCTGCCGGCACGACGCCCGGCCACTCGCTGGAATTCGCCCGCCTCGCCCTGCAACACTGGGATCTCTCCGGTCGCCCCGGCACGCCGCCCGATGGTCCGCGACGACTGATCGAACAGGCCCTGGCCGATGCCTGGCTGCCAGACGGCGGCATCGCCTACACGCTCGCCCATGACGGTTCCGTCGCGATTGCGGATCGCTACTGGTGGCCGGTCACGGAGGGCATAGGTGCGCTCGCCACCCTGCTCAAACTCTGCCCGGAACCACAGGACGAAGCCACCTACCGCCGCCTCTGGCACTTCGCCGACAGCCACTTCATCGACCACGCCAACGGCGGCTGGTATCCAGAAATCGACGCCGAGGGCCATGCCACCGAAACCCAGTTCACCGGCAAGCCGGACATCTACCATTCGCTGCAGGCGACACTCTTTCCGTTGGTGCCCGAAACCACCCGTTTCATGGCCGCCCTCGCCCGCGCTGACACCACCGGCTGA
- a CDS encoding glutamine synthetase beta-grasp domain-containing protein gives MNFAEYIWLDGTAPTRQLRSKSRIVSLDKETPGADDFPRWSFDGSATGQAEATDSDCVLKPVAVTRDPLRPEGSYLVLCEVFDPDGSAHITNSRGTLRAILAAGADEHEPWIGFAQGYTLMQHGRPSGFPAEAGPAPEDGCYCTVGSGKSFGRHVAEDHARLCIDAGLLFYGLNAEVMPGQWEFQIGYRSIEGDDPSILNVCDHLWIARYLLHRASENADITVSFDSKPMAGDRNSAAMHTSFSTMATRSPDGIAAIHAAAPLLAASHDAHVAVYGHRPEAQLAACDETCAVGEFRFGNADRDASIRIPVGVEEAGCGYFEDRRPGANADPYMVAARLAATVCGIAEEKLNRGRSAA, from the coding sequence ATGAATTTTGCCGAGTATATCTGGCTGGACGGCACAGCCCCGACCCGGCAACTCCGCTCCAAGAGCCGGATCGTGTCTCTGGACAAGGAAACACCCGGCGCGGACGATTTCCCGCGTTGGAGTTTCGACGGTTCCGCCACCGGACAGGCCGAGGCAACGGACAGTGATTGCGTACTCAAACCTGTCGCCGTCACTCGCGATCCGCTGCGCCCGGAAGGCAGCTACCTCGTCCTCTGCGAAGTGTTCGACCCGGACGGCTCTGCCCATATCACCAATTCACGCGGCACCCTGCGCGCAATCCTCGCCGCCGGCGCGGACGAGCACGAACCGTGGATCGGTTTCGCACAGGGATACACCCTGATGCAGCACGGCCGCCCGTCTGGCTTCCCCGCCGAGGCCGGACCCGCGCCGGAAGACGGATGCTATTGTACCGTCGGCTCGGGCAAAAGTTTCGGTCGCCACGTCGCGGAAGATCATGCCCGCCTTTGTATCGACGCCGGTCTGCTCTTTTACGGTCTCAACGCCGAAGTCATGCCGGGACAGTGGGAATTCCAGATCGGTTACCGCAGCATCGAGGGCGACGACCCTTCGATCCTCAACGTCTGCGACCATCTCTGGATCGCCCGTTACCTCCTTCATCGCGCATCCGAGAACGCGGACATAACCGTGTCTTTCGACAGCAAGCCGATGGCTGGCGACCGGAACAGCGCCGCCATGCACACCAGTTTCTCCACGATGGCCACCCGTTCGCCTGATGGCATCGCCGCCATCCACGCGGCAGCCCCCCTGCTCGCCGCCAGTCACGACGCCCATGTCGCCGTCTATGGTCACCGGCCGGAGGCACAGCTGGCCGCCTGTGACGAAACCTGCGCCGTCGGAGAGTTCCGCTTCGGCAACGCCGACCGCGATGCCTCCATCCGCATTCCCGTCGGTGTGGAGGAAGCCGGCTGCGGCTATTTCGAGGACCGCCGCCCCGGCGCCAACGCCGACCCTTATATGGTTGCCGCCCGCCTCGCCGCGACCGTCTGCGGCATTGCCGAGGAAAAGCTCAACCGCGGGCGTTCCGCCGCCTGA
- a CDS encoding ketosteroid isomerase-related protein — translation MLDLLADDVEHHVNQAGIRRGKAAFAEFNTHMTRCYREELTDLVLFAEGDRAAAEFTVNGTYLATDEGLPEANGQTYRLPAGTFFALKDGHITRVTTYYNLTDWMAQVGA, via the coding sequence ATGCTGGACTTGCTCGCCGATGACGTCGAACATCATGTCAATCAGGCTGGCATCCGGCGCGGAAAAGCCGCCTTCGCCGAGTTCAACACCCACATGACCCGCTGCTATCGCGAAGAACTGACCGATCTCGTGCTTTTCGCCGAGGGTGATCGCGCCGCCGCCGAATTCACCGTCAACGGCACCTACCTCGCCACCGACGAGGGCCTGCCGGAGGCCAACGGCCAGACATACCGCCTCCCCGCCGGCACCTTCTTTGCCCTGAAGGACGGCCACATCACCCGCGTCACCACCTATTACAACCTGACCGACTGGATGGCTCAGGTCGGCGCATGA
- a CDS encoding alpha/beta hydrolase, producing MISIQTLGPLRISFNGKDLPLPKSRKTRALLGYLALSGAPQRRDRLCELFWDVPDDPRGALRWSLSKLRPMLNIEEERLTADRERVQIDSTRYTVDFHSVRAWADSDEAPVADLEEAWELANHVLMEDCEIPNQSDYTVWLEQQRNELARLRIRLARRLATLPDANTESAERWAERWLMDAPFDPDAALYAVSAKRRLGRQREAMALAESLELAFTEASITPPDWSHDPKPDAPAMQPAALPDLAPAPRQIVRFLQTDDDTSLAWASTGDAANPPLVKAANWLSHLELDWEAPIWSPLFRQLSRTHNFIRYDERGCGLSDWDVPEISFESFVNDLELVVDAAGLDRFPLLGISQGAAVSIEYAARHPDRVSHLILFGGYSAGWRHHASEEEVREREAVMVLTETGWGRPNPAYRQIFSRSFMPDATPEELEWFDEFQRRTTSPANAVRFLEAFADLDVRHRLTDVKAPTLVLHSRGDLRIPMSSGRELASQIPNAEFTGLNSSNHLLIGREPASAEFIAAVTGFLKAH from the coding sequence ATGATCTCCATCCAGACACTCGGACCGCTGCGCATTTCCTTCAACGGCAAGGACCTCCCGCTGCCCAAATCCCGCAAGACGCGGGCGCTGCTCGGCTATCTCGCCCTGTCCGGCGCACCCCAGCGCCGTGACCGTCTGTGCGAATTGTTCTGGGATGTTCCAGACGACCCGCGCGGCGCCCTGCGCTGGTCCCTCAGCAAGCTCCGCCCGATGCTCAACATCGAGGAGGAACGGCTGACCGCCGACAGGGAACGGGTGCAGATCGACAGCACCAGGTACACCGTCGATTTTCACAGCGTCCGGGCTTGGGCCGACAGCGACGAAGCCCCGGTCGCCGATCTGGAGGAAGCATGGGAACTCGCCAACCATGTGCTGATGGAAGACTGCGAAATCCCCAATCAGTCGGATTACACCGTCTGGCTTGAACAACAGCGCAACGAACTGGCCCGCCTGCGCATCCGCCTCGCCCGGCGATTGGCCACCCTGCCCGATGCCAATACCGAATCCGCCGAACGCTGGGCGGAACGTTGGCTGATGGATGCACCGTTCGATCCCGATGCCGCCCTCTACGCCGTCTCGGCAAAACGCCGTCTCGGCCGCCAGCGAGAGGCCATGGCCCTCGCCGAGTCACTCGAACTGGCATTCACCGAAGCGTCGATCACCCCGCCAGACTGGTCGCATGACCCGAAACCGGACGCCCCGGCAATGCAACCAGCAGCCTTGCCGGACCTCGCTCCGGCACCGCGCCAGATCGTCCGCTTCCTGCAGACGGACGACGACACCTCCCTTGCCTGGGCCTCCACTGGCGATGCCGCCAACCCGCCGCTCGTCAAGGCGGCGAACTGGCTCTCGCATCTGGAACTGGACTGGGAGGCCCCAATCTGGAGCCCCCTCTTCCGCCAGCTCTCCCGCACCCACAACTTCATCCGCTACGACGAACGCGGCTGCGGCCTGTCCGATTGGGACGTGCCGGAAATCAGTTTCGAAAGCTTCGTCAACGATCTCGAACTGGTTGTCGACGCCGCGGGGCTGGACAGGTTTCCGCTGCTCGGCATCAGTCAGGGCGCCGCGGTGTCCATCGAATACGCCGCCCGTCATCCTGATCGGGTGTCCCACCTCATCCTGTTCGGCGGCTACTCCGCCGGCTGGCGCCACCATGCGTCGGAGGAGGAGGTGCGTGAACGGGAGGCGGTAATGGTCCTGACCGAAACCGGCTGGGGCCGCCCCAACCCCGCCTATCGCCAGATCTTCTCCCGCAGCTTCATGCCGGATGCGACACCGGAGGAACTCGAATGGTTCGATGAATTTCAGCGCCGCACCACCTCGCCCGCCAACGCCGTCCGCTTTCTGGAGGCCTTCGCCGATCTCGACGTCCGCCACCGTCTCACCGACGTAAAGGCTCCCACCCTTGTACTGCACAGCCGCGGCGATCTGCGCATCCCCATGTCCTCGGGCCGGGAGCTTGCTTCCCAGATCCCCAACGCCGAATTCACGGGCCTCAACAGCAGCAACCACCTGCTGATCGGTCGCGAGCCGGCATCGGCGGAATTCATCGCCGCCGTCACCGGCTTCCTGAAAGCTCACTGA
- a CDS encoding alpha/beta fold hydrolase, translating into MTTAHLHVEDRVGTGRPIILIHGWPLSGEAWKKQVPALQEAGFRVITYDRRGFGRSDKSTSGYDYDTLAADLAGLIEERDLRDVTIVGFSMGGGEVARYIANHGEDRLLSAVFASAVPPYMMQTEDNPDGPLTSQAAKDMENKLRAGREEFFDGFTRDFFTANGELKVTEEERQKAVALCLQSSQTAALGCMEAFGTTDFRDDLKNITVPTLVLHGDADGIVPIEGSGQRTHAAVAGSQLVTVSGAPHGCNISHPREFNAALLGFLNG; encoded by the coding sequence ATGACCACCGCCCATCTGCACGTCGAGGACCGTGTCGGCACCGGCCGCCCGATCATTCTCATCCACGGCTGGCCCCTCTCCGGCGAAGCCTGGAAAAAGCAGGTTCCTGCCTTGCAGGAGGCTGGCTTCCGCGTCATCACCTATGACCGTCGCGGCTTCGGCCGCTCCGACAAGTCCACCTCCGGCTACGACTATGATACGTTGGCCGCCGACCTCGCCGGCCTCATCGAAGAACGCGACCTGCGGGATGTCACCATCGTCGGCTTCTCGATGGGCGGCGGCGAAGTTGCCCGCTACATTGCCAATCACGGCGAGGACCGGCTGCTTTCCGCCGTCTTCGCCTCCGCCGTGCCACCCTACATGATGCAGACGGAAGACAACCCCGATGGTCCGCTCACCAGCCAGGCCGCCAAAGACATGGAGAACAAGCTCCGCGCCGGGCGGGAAGAGTTCTTCGATGGCTTCACGCGCGACTTCTTCACCGCCAACGGCGAACTGAAAGTCACCGAGGAAGAACGTCAGAAAGCCGTTGCCCTCTGCCTCCAGTCCAGCCAGACCGCAGCGCTCGGCTGCATGGAGGCGTTCGGCACCACCGACTTCCGGGACGACCTGAAGAACATCACCGTGCCCACGCTCGTCCTCCATGGCGATGCCGATGGAATCGTGCCCATCGAAGGTTCCGGCCAGCGCACCCACGCCGCCGTGGCGGGCAGCCAACTGGTCACGGTCTCCGGCGCCCCGCACGGGTGCAACATCAGTCACCCGCGGGAATTCAATGCCGCCTTGCTGGGTTTCCTGAACGGCTGA
- a CDS encoding substrate-binding domain-containing protein has product MRTTFAAAAMLALATAAPAQDTSIIVQSTTSTANSGLYDYLLPIFTEKTGITVNVVAVGTGQAIKNAENCDGDVLLVHAKPSEEKFVEAGYGTHRTDLMYNDFVIVGPEADPAGVGGSNDVQAALASIAEQQALFASRGDDSGTHKKEVSLWSAAGVEPTTGSGDWYRETGSGMGATLNAGIGMGAYVMTDRATWISFENKQDYKVQVEGDEDMFNQYGVIPVNADKCPTVKVDAANTFADWLISDEGQAVIAAYKVADQQLFFPNAPED; this is encoded by the coding sequence ATGAGAACCACATTTGCGGCAGCGGCCATGCTCGCCCTCGCCACCGCGGCACCGGCGCAGGACACCTCGATCATCGTCCAGTCGACGACATCCACCGCCAACTCCGGCCTCTATGATTACCTCCTGCCGATTTTCACCGAAAAGACCGGCATCACCGTCAATGTCGTCGCTGTCGGCACCGGTCAGGCGATCAAGAATGCCGAGAACTGCGATGGTGACGTGTTGCTCGTCCACGCCAAGCCGTCGGAGGAGAAATTCGTAGAGGCCGGCTACGGCACCCACCGCACTGATCTGATGTACAACGATTTCGTCATCGTCGGTCCGGAAGCAGATCCGGCCGGTGTCGGAGGTTCGAACGATGTGCAGGCCGCGCTGGCCAGCATCGCCGAACAGCAGGCCCTCTTTGCCTCCCGCGGCGACGATTCCGGCACCCACAAGAAGGAAGTTTCCCTCTGGTCCGCAGCCGGGGTCGAACCGACCACCGGCTCCGGAGACTGGTATCGCGAAACCGGCTCCGGCATGGGCGCCACCCTCAACGCCGGCATCGGCATGGGCGCCTACGTGATGACCGACCGCGCCACATGGATCAGCTTCGAGAACAAGCAGGATTACAAGGTTCAGGTCGAGGGCGATGAGGACATGTTCAACCAGTACGGCGTCATTCCGGTGAACGCCGACAAGTGCCCGACCGTAAAGGTGGACGCTGCTAACACCTTCGCCGACTGGCTGATCTCGGATGAAGGTCAGGCCGTCATCGCTGCCTACAAGGTCGCCGACCAGCAGCTTTTCTTTCCAAACGCACCGGAAGACTAA
- a CDS encoding COG4315 family predicted lipoprotein yields MMKMKTMIAATGLALLASMATAASVSRNSAGVLADEAGMTLYIFDKDSKGVSNCYDDCAEAWPPFFAAAGAAADGDFTLVERKDGKMQWAFGGMPLYYWAGDSAPGDTSGDGVGGVWHVVK; encoded by the coding sequence ATGATGAAGATGAAGACGATGATTGCCGCCACGGGGCTGGCACTGTTGGCAAGCATGGCGACAGCGGCGAGCGTAAGTCGCAACAGCGCCGGCGTGCTGGCCGACGAGGCGGGGATGACGCTGTACATCTTCGACAAGGACAGCAAGGGCGTGAGCAATTGCTACGATGACTGCGCCGAGGCCTGGCCACCGTTCTTTGCTGCCGCCGGAGCGGCCGCCGACGGGGACTTCACGCTTGTGGAGCGCAAGGATGGCAAGATGCAGTGGGCGTTTGGCGGCATGCCGCTGTATTACTGGGCCGGAGATTCCGCACCGGGCGATACGTCGGGCGACGGTGTCGGCGGTGTCTGGCACGTGGTCAAGTAG
- a CDS encoding carbon-nitrogen hydrolase family protein: MKIAAAAYPIDWLDSWDAYAAKLERWVAEAQADLLVFPEYGAMELASLAGREAAADLDACTQAVSDLLPEVDALHARLASRYGCHIVAASAPVATSEGFVNRARLISPDGGIGIQDKQIMTRWEREPWGILPGGPLRVFETALGRIGILICYDSEFPLLARALFEAGVEILLVPSCTETLSGYSRVRIGAMARALEGQCVAAHSSTLGDVPWCPPVEANTGMGGIFGPPDNGMPPTGILAEGTLNRSGWTTAEVDIAALREIRRDGQVLNLAHWPEQSGRITAVEAVTL, encoded by the coding sequence ATGAAAATCGCCGCCGCGGCCTACCCGATCGACTGGCTGGATAGCTGGGATGCCTATGCGGCCAAGCTTGAACGCTGGGTCGCGGAAGCACAGGCCGACCTGCTGGTTTTTCCGGAATACGGCGCGATGGAACTCGCCTCCCTTGCCGGACGCGAAGCCGCTGCCGATCTCGACGCCTGCACGCAGGCGGTCTCAGATCTCCTGCCGGAGGTCGACGCCCTCCACGCACGCCTCGCATCCAGATACGGCTGCCACATCGTCGCCGCCTCCGCCCCGGTAGCGACATCGGAGGGTTTCGTCAATCGCGCCCGCCTGATCTCGCCCGACGGCGGAATTGGCATTCAGGACAAGCAGATCATGACACGATGGGAGCGGGAGCCGTGGGGCATCCTGCCGGGCGGCCCCTTACGCGTGTTCGAGACGGCACTAGGCCGCATCGGTATCCTGATCTGCTACGACAGCGAATTTCCGTTGCTCGCCCGTGCCCTGTTTGAGGCCGGAGTGGAGATCCTGCTGGTACCCTCCTGCACCGAAACCCTGTCAGGCTACTCACGCGTCCGCATCGGCGCGATGGCCCGGGCTCTGGAAGGTCAGTGCGTCGCCGCCCATTCCTCCACCCTAGGCGATGTACCATGGTGTCCCCCGGTGGAGGCCAACACCGGCATGGGCGGCATCTTCGGTCCGCCCGACAACGGCATGCCGCCCACCGGTATTCTCGCCGAAGGCACACTGAATCGGTCCGGCTGGACCACGGCCGAGGTCGATATCGCGGCTCTCCGCGAAATCCGCCGCGATGGCCAGGTCCTCAATCTCGCCCACTGGCCAGAGCAATCCGGCCGCATCACTGCCGTAGAGGCCGTCACTCTCTGA
- a CDS encoding calcium-binding protein has translation MPILIGDGTDPIVINDPDLDFKLITGALLDTGTSDAFFVTADDATITIDGTVLSEDDGVDGGGNRLLLHVGTNGVVNVGSDGLRTVGTNATVIVEGTVNAVDQGIEMEGTNGTLLNSGYIFSAEEAVEIATTGATVFNSGTIESTNTAFDVNGGNAVITNTGTIIGGSEAMDFSDVAAESSITFFNSGTVESTFGPRAILGSAGRDFIFNTGTLDGNVALGGGNDVFDGRGGTVIGTVYGQGGSDTIYAGAGGGEINGGGGGDRLIGGAGEDILAGASGADVLRGNGGNDDLRGGGGDDLMFGGAGSDFLKGFGDDDIMDGGRGNDNLNGGAGDDTFVFQLNAGDDRIFAWENGADVIDLSAYELGSIFDVSAAITDVGADAVVDLSALGGNGSITIVGQAGNIDAFDFIVNDDLILVLA, from the coding sequence ATGCCAATTCTAATCGGCGACGGAACGGACCCGATCGTAATCAATGATCCCGACCTCGATTTCAAACTCATCACAGGTGCACTGCTGGACACGGGCACATCCGACGCCTTTTTTGTGACCGCGGATGATGCCACCATTACGATTGACGGCACTGTTCTGTCGGAAGATGACGGCGTTGACGGCGGCGGCAACAGGCTCCTCCTGCACGTTGGCACCAATGGCGTTGTCAACGTAGGCTCGGACGGATTGCGTACCGTTGGCACCAACGCGACCGTCATTGTCGAGGGTACGGTCAACGCCGTCGATCAGGGCATAGAGATGGAAGGCACCAACGGCACGCTCCTCAATTCCGGTTACATCTTCAGTGCCGAAGAGGCCGTGGAAATCGCGACGACCGGCGCCACGGTCTTCAACTCCGGAACCATCGAATCCACAAACACGGCCTTCGATGTCAACGGCGGGAACGCCGTCATCACCAACACCGGTACCATTATCGGTGGTTCGGAGGCGATGGACTTCTCCGATGTCGCGGCGGAAAGCTCGATCACCTTCTTCAATTCGGGCACCGTGGAGTCGACGTTCGGCCCCCGCGCAATTCTCGGCAGCGCTGGTCGTGACTTCATCTTCAACACCGGCACGCTCGATGGCAATGTCGCACTCGGTGGCGGCAATGACGTTTTCGACGGCCGCGGCGGCACCGTGATCGGCACTGTCTACGGCCAGGGTGGCAGCGACACCATCTATGCTGGCGCTGGCGGTGGCGAAATCAATGGCGGCGGCGGCGGCGACAGGCTCATCGGCGGCGCGGGCGAAGACATCCTTGCCGGTGCCTCCGGCGCGGACGTGCTTCGTGGCAATGGCGGCAACGACGATCTGCGCGGCGGCGGCGGTGATGATCTGATGTTCGGCGGCGCCGGGAGCGATTTCCTGAAAGGCTTTGGCGACGACGACATCATGGACGGCGGCCGCGGCAACGACAACCTCAACGGTGGCGCGGGCGACGATACGTTCGTGTTCCAGCTCAACGCCGGTGATGACAGGATTTTCGCCTGGGAGAACGGTGCGGATGTCATTGACCTCTCGGCTTACGAACTCGGCAGCATCTTCGACGTCTCGGCCGCGATCACCGATGTCGGTGCCGATGCTGTCGTGGACCTTTCCGCCCTCGGCGGCAATGGGTCGATCACCATCGTCGGCCAGGCCGGCAACATCGATGCCTTCGATTTCATCGTCAACGACGATCTGATCCTCGTACTCGCATGA
- a CDS encoding GNAT family N-acetyltransferase: MIRVEVLEGAALDAVLDDLARLRIAVFRDFPYLYEGDMAYERKYVQVYRDSADAIVVAAYDGQRMVGASTGLPLEDHEDDFGAPLATHNIAEETVFYCAESVLLPEYRGHGLGHAFFDRREEKARALGRSHAMFCSVVRPEEHPARPADYRHLGPFWRKRGYTPLDGAVVTFDWKDIGDAEQSAKLLQVWIRAL, from the coding sequence ATGATCAGGGTGGAGGTCTTGGAGGGCGCAGCGCTCGACGCGGTATTGGACGATCTCGCCCGCCTGCGCATCGCCGTGTTCCGCGACTTTCCCTACCTCTACGAAGGCGACATGGCGTATGAGCGCAAATACGTGCAGGTCTACCGCGACAGCGCCGACGCCATTGTCGTCGCCGCCTACGACGGCCAGCGCATGGTCGGCGCGTCCACCGGCCTGCCGCTGGAAGATCACGAGGATGATTTCGGCGCACCGCTTGCCACTCACAACATAGCCGAGGAGACTGTATTCTACTGCGCCGAATCCGTCCTCCTGCCGGAGTATCGCGGCCACGGCCTCGGCCATGCCTTTTTCGACCGTCGCGAGGAAAAGGCCCGCGCGCTGGGTCGCAGTCACGCCATGTTCTGTTCCGTCGTCCGTCCAGAAGAGCACCCCGCCCGCCCGGCGGACTACCGCCACCTCGGCCCTTTCTGGCGCAAACGCGGCTACACTCCTCTTGACGGCGCGGTCGTGACGTTCGACTGGAAGGATATCGGCGACGCCGAACAATCCGCCAAACTGCTGCAAGTCTGGATACGTGCTCTATGA
- a CDS encoding helix-turn-helix transcriptional regulator — MNQITSTAPEFLTVRELADLLRIKERKVYDLAANGTVPCSRATGKLLFPTAEIRDWIEGAKSGGTTAPTPRPPILLGSHDPLLDWAIRQSRCGLASYFDGSLDGLARFVRGEGIAAGLHIYDGPDDAWNTPAVAAAAADANAVLVTFASRKRGILTYPGGHEPTGIADLAGLTLAPRQAESGTAILFRNLAEKAGLDLTQMKFTEVARTEDEAAQAVGRGEADATFGLETVARTYGLTFLPVLEERFDLLVDRKAWFEPPLQALVTFCRSPAFRERADIIGGYNVADFGTVIWNA, encoded by the coding sequence ATGAACCAGATCACCAGCACGGCCCCGGAGTTTCTGACTGTCCGCGAACTCGCCGACCTCCTGCGCATCAAGGAACGCAAGGTCTATGACCTTGCCGCCAACGGAACCGTTCCCTGCTCACGTGCAACCGGCAAACTGCTGTTTCCCACCGCCGAAATACGCGACTGGATCGAAGGCGCGAAGTCCGGCGGCACCACCGCCCCCACGCCGCGCCCGCCAATCCTGCTTGGCAGTCACGATCCCCTGCTCGACTGGGCGATCCGCCAATCCCGTTGCGGTCTCGCCTCCTATTTCGACGGCTCTCTTGATGGTCTTGCCCGCTTCGTGCGTGGCGAGGGTATCGCCGCCGGTCTGCACATCTATGATGGCCCAGACGACGCCTGGAATACGCCTGCCGTTGCGGCTGCCGCCGCAGACGCCAACGCCGTTCTCGTCACCTTCGCCAGCCGCAAGCGTGGTATCCTGACCTACCCCGGCGGACACGAACCAACCGGTATCGCAGATCTGGCCGGGCTCACTCTCGCACCAAGGCAAGCCGAGTCGGGCACGGCCATCCTCTTCCGCAACCTCGCGGAAAAGGCCGGGCTGGACCTGACGCAAATGAAGTTCACCGAGGTCGCCCGCACCGAGGACGAGGCCGCACAGGCCGTCGGTCGCGGCGAGGCTGACGCCACCTTCGGGTTGGAAACCGTCGCCCGCACCTACGGTCTCACCTTCCTGCCGGTTCTCGAGGAACGCTTCGACCTCCTCGTGGACCGCAAGGCGTGGTTCGAGCCACCCCTGCAGGCCCTCGTCACCTTCTGCCGATCCCCTGCCTTTCGCGAACGTGCGGACATCATCGGCGGCTACAATGTCGCCGACTTCGGCACAGTGATCTGGAACGCCTGA